The bacterium genome includes a region encoding these proteins:
- a CDS encoding PAS domain S-box protein: protein MARSTLDNARPAAEKRRNGEGETRLGLLASIVDSSDDAIVSKTLEGVVTSWNPAAEKIYGYKADEIIGKPFSVLIHRDRPDEMVNILKEIRDGHRVEHYETVRVKKDGSAISISLTVSPIHDASGKIIGASSIARDITERKRAEERARITSQYARSLIEASLDPLVTISPEGKITDVNEGSIKVTGVPREKLIGTDFSDYFTEPEKAREGYEQVFAKGFVTDYPLTIRHRDGRLTDVL, encoded by the coding sequence ATGGCACGATCTACGCTAGACAACGCGCGGCCCGCGGCTGAAAAGAGGCGGAATGGGGAGGGCGAGACGCGGCTCGGGCTGCTCGCGTCCATCGTCGACTCTTCCGATGACGCCATCGTCAGCAAGACCCTCGAAGGGGTCGTTACGAGCTGGAACCCGGCCGCCGAGAAGATCTACGGCTACAAAGCCGACGAGATCATCGGCAAACCGTTCTCGGTCCTGATCCACAGGGATCGGCCTGATGAGATGGTCAACATCCTCAAGGAGATCCGGGACGGCCACCGTGTGGAGCACTACGAGACTGTGCGGGTCAAGAAGGATGGAAGCGCGATCTCCATCTCGCTGACCGTCTCGCCGATCCACGACGCGAGCGGCAAGATCATCGGGGCGTCCTCGATCGCTCGCGACATCACCGAGCGGAAGCGCGCCGAGGAGAGGGCGCGCATCACCTCGCAGTACGCGCGGAGCCTGATCGAGGCGAGCCTGGACCCCCTGGTCACGATCAGCCCGGAGGGTAAGATCACCGACGTCAACGAGGGCTCGATCAAGGTGACCGGGGTGCCCCGTGAGAAGCTCATCGGGACCGACTTCTCGGACTACTTCACCGAGCCGGAGAAGGCCCGCGAGGGCTATGAGCAGGTCTTCGCCAAGGGCTTCGTCACCGACTACCCGCTGACCATCCGGCACCGTGACGGGCGGCTGACCGACGTCCTC